The following proteins come from a genomic window of Bactrocera tryoni isolate S06 chromosome 1, CSIRO_BtryS06_freeze2, whole genome shotgun sequence:
- the LOC120779107 gene encoding putative gustatory receptor 89a: protein MSNWTQRRRRLCSVAFFFSLRAVLLTAQVMLLAPLLRSKRRGAYRTHAVLTCFALLVLLLLCGATPFLLRIIASTYERVSVQFDAIFLLIAMTSQVSDISIVLISMLSQIRQRRHLCDFLNQLQDTVQRVRAIHGRNFITARVLLLLWLQLGLTLYDMLTQLVFLAKLSFKIAPWQIVVNLLSLYLQQCRATLQLVIMCCVLLLIACYTQLAECLERFSEDSSAELTNYEDLVWLQKVLYKLTLQLKDVFQFPLFLLVVGEFISVLANLYAQLHYYVTTKAWWFAFVFYCAKISVELYLLIHVVYFCCVLHEKVTNLFLDRDMDFKEPHCRFELTHTDVLWPQPIRFYILGMFELNNEFWLFLVSYSVNFIVIILQFGFFT, encoded by the exons ATGTCCAATTGGACTCAACGCCGTCGTCGCCTCTGCAGCGTCGCGTTCTTCTTCAGTCTACGCGCCGTGCTGCTCACCGCTCAAGTGATGCTCCTGGCGCCGCTTCTTCGTTCCAAACGGCGCGGCGCATATCGAACGCACGCCGTTTTGACTTGCTTCGCGCTGCTCGTGCTGCTGCTCTTGTGTGGCGCCACGCCATTCCTGCTGCGCATCATCGCCTCAACGTATGAGCGGGTGAGCGTGCAATTTGACGCCATTTTCCTTCTAATCGCCATGACCTCTCAAGTCAGCGACATCAGCATTGTCCTAATCTCTATGCTGTCGCAGATCCGCCAGCGCCGCCACTTATGTGACTTCCTGAATCAGTTGCAGGACACCGTGCAACGCGTACGCGCCATACATGGACGAAACTTCATAACCGCGCGGGTTCTGCTATTGTTGTGGCTGCAGCTGGGACTAACGTTGTACGATATGTTGACGCAGCTCGTCTTTCTCGCCAAATTGTCTTTCAAAATCGCGCCGTGGCAGATTGTGGTCAACCTGTTGTCGTTGTACCTGCAGCAGTGCCGTGCCACGCTGCAGTTGGTGATTATGTGCTGCGTTTTGTTGCTCATCGCTTGCTATACTCAATTGGCGGAGTGCTTGGAGCGTTTCTCAGAGGACTCAAGTGCCGAGCTGACAAATTATGAGGATTTGGTTTGGCTGCAGAAGGTTTTGTACAAGCTCACCCTCCAGCTAAAAGACGTTTTTCAGTTTCCGCTCTTTCTGCTTGTTGTCGGCGAATTCATTAGCGTATTGGCCAATTTGTATGCGCAGCTTCACTATTACGTCACAACGAAAGCTTGGTGGTTCGCCTTTGTCTTCTATTGCGCTAAGATAAGCGTTGAGCTGTACCTGCTCATACACGTCGTCTACTTTTGTTGCGTGTTGCATGAGAAAGTCACTAACCTCTTCCTCGATCGCGATATGGACTTCAAGGAGCCG CATTGCCGCTTTGAATTAACCCACACAGATGTACTATGGCCGCAACCGATTAGGTTCTACATCCTCGGCATGTTTGAGCTGAACAACGAGTTTTGGCTGTTCTTGGTTTCTTATTCCGTGAATTTCATAGTCATCATTTTGCAGTTTGGCTTCTTCACCTAG
- the LOC120766860 gene encoding caspase-3, translating to MSDETDFDLFSGKKSKAKHDKADAAKVTAQTRDVTSPTSQIIQSRPTDEEFYRNTNPYVGVAVVFNHKYVKGQKDRVGTEKDRDTIAETLSLYGFDVRVFNDLTFEKVDAQLKAIAKEDHSENDCFVLVVMSHGAEGRIFASDMSYPVERLWQPFLGDNCKSLINKPKIFFLQACRGERLDKPVVFSEFSVMTRQIGGPSQAEEIPPVITYAIPNTADMLVMYSTFEKYYSFRNVENGSWFIQSLCDVFIAAARKPEAYDKGSDLLRLLTAVNRKVAYEYQSLAKVDVLNQMKEMPNFLSTLTKTFYLRVKSHPGK from the exons ATGTCTGATGAGACTGATTTTGATCTTTTCTCCGGCAAGAAATCTAAAGCCAAACATGACAAGGCCGACGCCGCTAAAGTGACTGCTCAAACACGTGACGTCACCTCACCAACGAGTCAAATAATCCAATCGCGACCCACTGACGAAGAATTCTATAGAAATACGAATCCTTATGTGGGCGTCGCGGTCGTATTCAACCATAAATATGTGAAAGGTCAGAAGGATCGTGTTGGCACGGAGAAGGATCGCGACACGATCGCTGAGACGCTGTCATTGTACGGGTTCGACGTACGTGTCTTTAATGACTTGACGTTCGAGAAAGTGGACGCGCAGCTAAAAGCTA TCGCCAAAGAAGATCACAGCGAAAATGATTGCTTTGTATTGGTCGTAATGTCTCACGGTGCCGAAGGACGAATATTTGCCAGTGATATGAGCTATCCCGTGGAGCGCCTCTGGCAGCCATTTTTAGGCGACAATTGCAAAAGCTTAATCAATAAGCCCAAAATCTTCTTTCTACAG GCTTGCCGCGGCGAACGATTGGACAAACCGGTTGTCTTTAGCGAATTCTCTGTGATGACACGACAAATTGGCGGACCCAGTCAGGCCGAGGAAATCCCTCCTGTGATAACCTACGCCATACCGAATACCGCAGATATGCTAGTGATGTATTCGACCTTCGAGA AGTACTACTCATTCCGCAATGTGGAAAATGGCTCATGGTTCATTCAAAGTCTGTGCGATGTTTTCATTGCGGCTGCTAGAAAACCGGAAGCCTACGACAAGGGCTCCGATCTGTTGCGACTGCTGACCGCTGTCAACCGCAAGGTGGCCTACGAGTATCAGTCCTTGGCCAAAGTAGATGTGTTAAACCAGATGAAGGAGATGCCGAACTTCCTCTCGACGCTCACCAAAACCTTCTACCTCAGAGTAAAGAGTCATCCCGGCAAATGA
- the LOC120766738 gene encoding caspase-3-like yields the protein MDERDISFFGSKKKEKSKPSQKLEAEPKNSKASQNDKIISRPTTEVDYRTDNPHIGLAIVLNHKNIKGQKPRNGAEKDCKDITASLENYGFQVRVYNDLKKKKISTLLNSVASEDHSQYDCFVVVVMSHGDKGRLCAADDFYSTEELWEPLLGDKCPTLLGKPKLFFIQACRGTRIQQPVLIASRASFQAAVFPSSATVDRTMYAIPTTADILVMYSTFEDYYSFRNSVSGSWFIQSLCSILNEAAESKEAQTVGAELLRLLTAVNRKVAYEYQSYSDNELINEKKEMPNFMSTLTKTFYLRVKPKNADAKIDDLPDDELENDFDEKLNRIFNMNADFSTLPISPQYYI from the exons ATGGACGAACGGGACATCTCGTTTTTTGGCAGTAAGAAGAAGGAAAAAAGCAAACCTTCCCAAAAACTAGAAGCCGAGCCAAAAAACTCCAAAGCTTCACAAAACGATAAAATAATTTCACGACCAACAACAGAGGTCGATTATAGAACAGATAATCCACACATCGGTCTTGCCATAGTGCTCAATCATAAGAATATCAAAGGTCAAAAGCCGCGAAACGGTGCCGAGAAAGATTGCAAGGATATTACAGCCTCTTTGGAAAATTACGGGTTTCAAGTGCGCGTttataatgatttgaaaaagaagaaaatatcaaCGCTTTTGAATTCAG TGGCCTCTGAGGATCACAGTCAATATGATTGCTTCGTTGTGGTCGTGATGTCACATGGTGATAAAGGCAGATTATGCGCCGCCGATGATTTTTATTCAACCGAAGAGTTGTGGGAGCCCCTGCTCGGTGACAAATGCCCCACTCTACTGGGTAaaccgaaattattttttatccag GCATGTCGCGGGACACGCATACAGCAGCCAGTGTTGATAGCTTCACGCGCCTCTTTTCAGGCAGCGGTATTCCCAAGCTCCGCAACGGTCGACCGAACCATGTATGCCATACCAACAACAGCTGATATTCTGGTTATGTACTCCACATTTGAAG ATTACTATTCCTTTCGGAATAGCGTAAGTGGCTCGTGGTTCATACAAAGCCTTTGCAGTATTTTGAATGAGGCAGCCGAGAGCAAGGAGGCACAAACCGTTGGAGCCGAATTACTGCGACTACTCACTGCCGTTAATCGCAAAGTGGCGTACGAATATCAATCCTACAGCGACAATGAATTGATTAATGAAAAGAAGGAAATGCCGAATTTCATGTCGACACTCACCAAAACATTCTACCTGCGAGTCAAGCCGAAAAATGCCGATGCTAAGATCGACGATCTACCAGATGACGAACTGGAGAACGACTTTGATGAAAAACTGAATCGGATTTTCAATATGAATGCAGATTTTTCTACACTACCAATCAGTCCACAGTATTATATTTAA